From Xylocopilactobacillus apis, a single genomic window includes:
- a CDS encoding MurR/RpiR family transcriptional regulator — protein MSVKGNIESVKNDLTDQELKIANYVLENPNLILEMNVQQLSNAAGTSAATVSRFVKSLNFSGYNELKLQLSADLSNRDIDKALYSDIKANESLSVIKEKLLNNSKRSLEETVAQINDHEVNQIVSLIHQSKQILLFGVGASFLTAKNIGQKWTRIGYACVVSDDLNQLLPLIVTSKKSDHDSVLWVISNSGESPEVILAAKFAKEAGVTVITTTKLGANTLNSLGDFNIQTSQPMEADFRIAATQSLHTQFMLVDIIYYSFVSKYYEQSNERLKKSRKVIQKYKKAMRKGF, from the coding sequence ATGAGTGTTAAAGGAAATATTGAAAGTGTAAAAAATGATCTAACAGATCAAGAGCTTAAAATTGCAAATTATGTTTTAGAAAATCCCAATTTGATTCTAGAAATGAATGTTCAACAGCTTTCGAATGCTGCTGGTACTAGTGCAGCAACGGTAAGCCGTTTTGTAAAGAGTTTAAATTTTAGTGGATATAATGAATTGAAATTACAATTATCGGCAGATTTAAGCAATCGAGACATTGACAAAGCTTTATATTCAGATATTAAAGCTAATGAGAGCCTTTCGGTAATTAAAGAGAAGTTATTAAACAACTCTAAACGTTCACTAGAAGAGACTGTTGCTCAGATTAATGATCATGAGGTAAATCAGATTGTTTCATTAATTCATCAATCAAAACAAATACTGCTTTTTGGGGTTGGAGCATCATTTTTAACTGCTAAAAATATCGGTCAGAAATGGACCCGCATTGGGTATGCTTGCGTGGTTAGTGATGATCTAAACCAATTGCTGCCATTAATTGTAACAAGCAAAAAAAGTGATCACGACAGTGTATTATGGGTGATTTCTAATAGTGGAGAATCACCAGAAGTCATTTTGGCTGCAAAATTTGCAAAAGAAGCTGGTGTGACGGTGATTACAACCACTAAATTAGGAGCAAATACTTTGAACTCTCTGGGTGATTTTAATATTCAGACTTCGCAGCCAATGGAAGCTGATTTTAGAATTGCAGCAACTCAGTCTTTGCATACGCAATTTATGCTGGTTGATATTATTTATTATTCATTTGTCAGCAAGTATTATGAGCAGTCAAATGAAAGATTGAAAAAATCCAGAAAAGTTATTCAAAAGTACAAAAAAGCAATGCGTAAAGGTTTTTAG
- a CDS encoding MupG family TIM beta-alpha barrel fold protein, with translation MLGFSIYLHQEIDTEVKTRIKEMTDAGFKGVFSSLNLPEDDPQYLLKRLFTLGNICQENDLLLTVDISQSALKRLEFNIDDLSNLLDYGISQLRLDDGFSMEEVAELSKNIKIALNASTISENDFEILRKNDADFNNIEAWHNFYPRKNTGLDQKWFIDRNRWLIQHDLQVMAFVPGDGKLRGPVFSTLPTLESDRYQRPLAPAIKMLNQGISKVYIGDESLSDASLKQFEAYTKHDTILLNVKCCDVVPTYFGQVLHQRPDLARDAIRIIEGRNLKEGTVTPDAMPQNRSRGSITIDNIDAKRYEGELQFIKNDLPADKTVNVVGQVVKEDLNLLDVFKPNQAVKLVEN, from the coding sequence ATGCTTGGATTTTCAATTTATTTGCACCAAGAAATAGATACTGAAGTTAAAACTAGAATTAAAGAGATGACTGATGCCGGATTTAAAGGAGTTTTTTCCTCGCTTAATTTACCAGAAGATGATCCACAATATTTATTAAAAAGACTTTTTACTTTGGGTAACATCTGCCAAGAAAATGATCTTTTGTTAACCGTTGATATTTCTCAATCTGCACTAAAAAGGCTCGAATTTAACATAGATGATTTATCGAACTTATTAGATTATGGTATATCTCAATTACGGCTTGATGATGGATTTTCGATGGAAGAAGTCGCAGAATTATCAAAAAATATTAAAATTGCTTTAAACGCCAGTACTATTAGCGAAAATGACTTTGAAATATTAAGGAAGAATGATGCCGATTTTAATAATATTGAGGCATGGCATAATTTTTATCCTCGCAAAAATACTGGTCTTGACCAAAAATGGTTTATAGATCGTAATCGATGGTTAATTCAACATGATCTTCAAGTAATGGCTTTCGTCCCAGGTGATGGTAAACTGCGTGGTCCAGTTTTTTCCACTCTCCCAACTTTAGAAAGTGATCGATATCAACGGCCGCTTGCACCAGCGATTAAAATGCTGAATCAAGGTATCAGTAAAGTATATATTGGAGACGAATCTTTAAGTGATGCTTCCCTCAAACAATTTGAAGCATACACAAAACATGATACGATTCTTTTAAATGTAAAATGCTGTGATGTAGTTCCAACTTATTTCGGACAAGTTTTACATCAAAGACCAGACCTTGCTCGTGATGCAATTAGAATTATTGAAGGAAGAAATCTTAAGGAAGGGACTGTTACTCCCGACGCCATGCCTCAAAATCGATCTCGAGGAAGTATTACTATTGATAATATCGATGCTAAACGTTACGAAGGTGAACTTCAGTTTATCAAAAATGATCTGCCAGCTGATAAAACAGTTAATGTAGTTGGCCAGGTTGTAAAAGAGGACTTGAATTTATTAGATGTTTTCAAACCCAACCAAGCAGTCAAATTAGTTGAAAATTAA
- the murQ gene encoding N-acetylmuramic acid 6-phosphate etherase has translation MDLKKLESLSTEKSNPKTSELDKMSALEIVTIMNEEDQNVPKAIQNVLPEIAQAVDLIVKGFNAGGRLFYIGAGTSGRLGVLDAAECVPTFGTEPEMVQGLIAGGMKAMTIAVEGAEDDIDLGRQDLIDHQLTENDTVVGIAASGRTPYVIGGLEYAKEINAGTIALSCNHNSEISKHAEVGIEVVAGPEVLSGSTRLKAGTSQKLVLNMLSTASMVRIGKTYGNLMVDVRPTNEKLVERAKKMIITVTGVDEKTAESALKESNNSVKVAIVMILNQVSAKEAKKELTVANGFIRKALGK, from the coding sequence TTGGATCTCAAAAAATTAGAAAGTTTATCAACCGAAAAAAGTAACCCGAAAACATCTGAATTGGACAAAATGTCAGCTCTTGAAATTGTTACAATAATGAACGAAGAAGATCAAAACGTACCAAAAGCTATTCAAAATGTTTTACCTGAAATAGCACAAGCTGTTGATTTAATCGTTAAAGGGTTTAACGCTGGCGGAAGACTATTTTATATCGGTGCTGGTACTAGCGGTCGCTTAGGGGTACTAGACGCTGCTGAATGCGTTCCAACATTTGGCACGGAACCTGAAATGGTTCAAGGTTTAATTGCCGGTGGCATGAAAGCAATGACCATTGCGGTAGAAGGTGCCGAAGACGATATAGATCTTGGAAGACAAGACTTAATTGATCATCAATTAACTGAAAATGACACCGTTGTGGGGATTGCTGCCAGCGGTCGAACTCCATACGTAATTGGGGGGCTTGAATATGCAAAAGAAATTAACGCAGGGACTATTGCCCTATCTTGCAACCACAATTCCGAAATCAGCAAACACGCAGAAGTCGGTATTGAAGTCGTTGCTGGACCCGAAGTTTTGTCAGGCTCAACTAGATTAAAAGCAGGAACAAGTCAAAAGTTAGTTTTAAATATGCTGTCAACGGCTTCCATGGTTAGAATCGGCAAAACCTACGGAAACCTAATGGTTGATGTTCGACCTACTAATGAAAAATTAGTTGAAAGAGCTAAGAAAATGATTATCACCGTCACTGGTGTCGATGAAAAGACAGCTGAATCAGCCCTCAAGGAATCAAACAATTCTGTCAAAGTTGCGATTGTGATGATTCTTAACCAAGTAAGTGCTAAAGAAGCAAAAAAAGAACTTACTGTTGCGAATGGATTCATTCGAAAAGCGCTTGGAAAATAA